A stretch of the Ochrobactrum sp. BTU1 genome encodes the following:
- a CDS encoding UvrD-helicase domain-containing protein: MSDFPDDMPFFGDDVPADRAPAAGSIAARAMAARNQQRGEPDYLQGLNPEQRQAVLTTEGPVLVLAGAGTGKTRVLTTRIAHILTTGRAYPSQILAVTFTNKAAREMKERIGHLVGGAVEGMPWLGTFHSIGVKLLRKHAELVNLTSDFTILDTDDVIRLIKQLIQAEGLDDKRWPARTFANMIDGWKNKAFGPADIPEGDARSFGNGKGRELYHAYQERLRTLNACDFGDLLLHPIRIFRNHPDILREYHAKFRYILVDEYQDTNTAQYMWLRLLAQRPKSKSTAPVATENTPIQPARASEPMRGPRGAGEHSELGVSENKVNLCCVGDDDQSIYGWRGAEVDNILRFEKDFPGAVVIKLERNYRSTAHILGTAAHLIAHNEGRLGKTLFTEAPNPDDPKVKIHAAWDSEEEARAVGEAIEQAQRQGHLLNNMAILVRASFQMREFEDRFVTLGLNYRVIGGPRFYERLEIRDAMAYMRVVAQPADDLALERIINTPKRGLGEAAIRQVHDYARARDISMFAAACDLVETEELKPKPRSALREVVDNFRRWQSLLDNTPHTELAETILDESGYTAMWQNDKSAEAPGRLENLKELIRSMEEYESLRGFLEHVALVMDAEKNEDMDAVNIMTLHSAKGLEFETVFLPGWEEGLFPHQRALDEGGRSGLEEERRLAYVGVTRAKKNLHIWFVSNRRIHGMWQSTIPSRFLEELPETHVEVAEMEGNYGGYGNSGYGQSRFDKADPFQNSYSTPGWQRAQQNRSDATRNNWGSRSGANVERIGYGETDSGFGAGRGSIKGRTIDGELVAKSVADKPSDFFVGDRVFHIKFGNGTIATIDGNKLTIDFDKAGQKRVLDSFVQRA; encoded by the coding sequence ATGTCCGATTTCCCCGACGATATGCCGTTTTTCGGCGATGACGTACCGGCTGACCGCGCGCCTGCGGCAGGCTCAATTGCCGCACGCGCCATGGCAGCGCGCAACCAACAACGTGGCGAACCCGATTATCTACAAGGGCTGAACCCTGAACAGCGTCAAGCCGTTCTGACCACAGAAGGTCCGGTTCTGGTTCTCGCAGGTGCAGGCACGGGCAAGACTCGCGTTCTCACTACGCGTATTGCGCATATCCTAACAACCGGCCGCGCCTATCCAAGCCAGATTCTCGCCGTGACCTTTACCAACAAAGCCGCGCGCGAAATGAAAGAGCGTATCGGCCATCTGGTTGGCGGCGCTGTTGAAGGTATGCCCTGGCTCGGCACGTTCCACTCCATCGGGGTGAAATTGCTGCGTAAACACGCTGAGCTGGTAAACCTCACTTCTGACTTCACAATTCTGGATACGGATGATGTGATCCGGCTGATCAAGCAGCTTATTCAGGCCGAAGGTCTGGATGACAAGCGCTGGCCTGCCCGTACATTCGCCAACATGATTGATGGCTGGAAGAACAAAGCCTTTGGTCCTGCCGATATCCCGGAAGGCGATGCACGTTCGTTCGGCAACGGCAAAGGCCGTGAACTTTATCACGCCTATCAGGAACGCTTGCGCACGCTGAACGCCTGCGACTTCGGTGATCTGCTGCTGCATCCGATCCGCATTTTCCGCAATCATCCGGATATCCTGCGCGAGTATCACGCCAAGTTCCGATACATTCTGGTGGACGAGTATCAGGACACCAACACCGCGCAATATATGTGGCTACGTCTTCTGGCTCAGAGGCCTAAATCAAAATCAACAGCGCCCGTCGCCACAGAAAACACGCCGATACAGCCCGCTAGGGCGTCCGAGCCAATGCGAGGCCCCCGCGGAGCCGGTGAGCATAGCGAACTCGGCGTGAGCGAAAACAAAGTCAATCTCTGTTGCGTAGGCGATGACGATCAGTCGATTTATGGCTGGCGCGGCGCAGAAGTGGATAACATCCTCCGCTTTGAGAAGGATTTTCCGGGCGCAGTCGTCATCAAGCTTGAGCGCAATTATCGCTCGACGGCGCATATTCTCGGTACTGCAGCGCATCTGATTGCACATAATGAAGGTCGTCTCGGCAAAACGCTTTTCACCGAAGCGCCAAACCCTGATGATCCAAAAGTCAAAATCCACGCCGCATGGGATTCAGAAGAAGAAGCCCGTGCCGTTGGAGAAGCGATTGAACAGGCGCAGCGTCAGGGCCATCTGCTCAACAATATGGCGATCCTCGTGCGTGCATCCTTCCAGATGCGTGAGTTCGAAGATCGCTTCGTGACGCTCGGCCTCAATTACCGGGTCATCGGTGGTCCGCGCTTCTATGAACGCCTCGAAATTCGGGATGCCATGGCCTATATGCGCGTTGTTGCGCAACCGGCCGACGATCTGGCACTTGAGCGCATCATCAACACGCCGAAGCGTGGGCTTGGTGAAGCGGCCATTCGTCAGGTTCATGATTATGCCCGCGCACGCGATATTTCGATGTTTGCTGCGGCCTGCGATCTGGTTGAAACCGAAGAGCTGAAGCCAAAGCCGCGTTCGGCACTGCGTGAAGTGGTCGATAATTTCCGCCGCTGGCAGTCACTTCTCGACAATACCCCACACACAGAACTCGCCGAAACCATTCTCGACGAGTCTGGCTACACAGCCATGTGGCAGAATGACAAATCGGCAGAAGCGCCGGGCCGACTAGAAAACCTCAAGGAACTTATCCGTTCCATGGAGGAGTATGAGAGCCTGCGCGGCTTCCTTGAGCATGTTGCGCTCGTCATGGATGCCGAGAAGAACGAGGATATGGATGCCGTCAACATCATGACGCTCCATTCCGCAAAGGGCCTGGAATTTGAAACCGTCTTCCTGCCCGGCTGGGAAGAAGGCCTGTTTCCGCATCAGCGTGCGCTCGATGAAGGCGGACGCTCTGGTCTGGAAGAAGAACGCCGCCTCGCCTATGTCGGCGTGACGCGCGCCAAAAAGAACCTGCATATCTGGTTCGTTTCCAATCGCCGCATTCATGGCATGTGGCAGTCGACCATTCCGTCTCGCTTTCTGGAAGAACTTCCTGAAACGCATGTCGAAGTAGCGGAGATGGAAGGCAATTACGGCGGTTACGGTAATAGTGGCTATGGACAATCGCGCTTCGACAAGGCTGATCCTTTCCAGAACTCCTATTCGACGCCCGGCTGGCAGCGCGCGCAGCAGAACCGCTCGGATGCCACTCGCAACAATTGGGGCTCACGCTCCGGTGCCAATGTTGAACGCATTGGCTATGGCGAAACGGATTCAGGCTTTGGTGCTGGTCGTGGTTCCATCAAGGGGCGCACGATTGACGGTGAACTGGTTGCAAAGTCGGTTGCTGACAAACCATCAGACTTCTTCGTCGGCGACCGCGTGTTCCATATCAAGTTTGGCAATGGAACAATCGCGACGATCGATGGAAACAAGCTGACCATCGACTTCGATAAGGCCGGACAAAAGCGCGTTCTCGACAGCTTCGTCCAGCGCGCATAG
- a CDS encoding CreA family protein, with translation MSNLNKLAALLVAPMLLVGASAAVSAEEVGQVGVDWLGNDIVVDAVQDPKVQGVTCYLASFSRGMIDRLQKGNWFENPSNASISCEQSGPITIGDIKLGKGGERVFSERTSLIWKKLVITRIYDQKNNTLLYLAHATQVQDGSAKTSLSTVPLFKGDVTWEKGKPE, from the coding sequence ATGTCCAATTTGAATAAGCTCGCCGCATTGCTTGTTGCCCCAATGTTGCTGGTCGGCGCATCGGCTGCCGTATCGGCTGAGGAAGTCGGTCAAGTCGGTGTGGACTGGCTGGGCAATGATATTGTGGTTGATGCTGTGCAGGACCCGAAGGTGCAGGGCGTTACCTGTTATTTGGCTTCGTTTTCTCGCGGCATGATTGACCGGTTGCAAAAAGGCAACTGGTTCGAAAACCCGTCCAACGCTTCGATTTCCTGTGAGCAGTCTGGTCCGATTACCATTGGCGACATCAAGCTTGGCAAAGGCGGAGAGCGGGTCTTCTCAGAACGCACAAGCCTGATCTGGAAGAAGCTGGTCATCACGCGCATTTATGACCAGAAGAACAATACGCTGCTCTATCTTGCTCATGCGACACAGGTTCAGGATGGTTCAGCCAAGACATCGCTGTCGACCGTTCCACTCTTTAAAGGCGATGTGACGTGGGAGAAAGGAAAGCCGGAATAA
- a CDS encoding antibiotic acetyltransferase, which produces MTQGEDLRFQNSEPRIHSTAQLKSSRLGRYVDIGERVILREVTVGDFTYFERNGEGIYAEIGKFCSIAANVRINALEHPMERLTTHKVSYRPNEYFRYLGVDGEFRARRQAKRVTIGNDVWIGHGAVITPGVTIGHGAVIGANAVVTKDVAPYHVVGGVPARIIRKRFDDKIIERLLALNWWDWPMEKLYEAVPDIQTLEIEAFLEKWGV; this is translated from the coding sequence ATGACGCAGGGTGAAGACCTTCGTTTCCAGAATAGCGAACCGCGCATTCATTCGACCGCGCAGCTCAAATCCAGCAGGCTGGGCCGGTATGTCGACATTGGTGAGCGTGTAATCTTGCGTGAAGTCACGGTGGGCGACTTCACCTATTTTGAGCGTAATGGCGAAGGCATTTATGCTGAGATCGGCAAGTTCTGCTCTATTGCTGCTAATGTGCGGATAAACGCGCTTGAGCATCCGATGGAACGGTTGACGACCCATAAGGTGAGCTACCGGCCCAATGAATATTTCCGCTATTTAGGTGTGGATGGCGAGTTTCGCGCGCGACGTCAGGCAAAGCGTGTCACCATCGGTAATGATGTATGGATCGGTCATGGCGCGGTGATTACACCGGGTGTGACCATCGGCCATGGCGCGGTGATCGGTGCCAATGCGGTGGTGACGAAAGACGTAGCGCCATATCATGTCGTGGGCGGCGTTCCGGCGCGGATCATTCGCAAGCGCTTTGACGACAAAATCATTGAAAGACTGCTCGCACTCAACTGGTGGGACTGGCCAATGGAAAAGCTTTATGAAGCTGTTCCCGACATCCAGACGCTTGAAATCGAAGCCTTTCTGGAAAAATGGGGTGTTTAG
- a CDS encoding SCO family protein, translating to MKKFLPIFIFAFIIVIVGAAGFNLIRDRNSADQPFGGSFNLVSMDGKPFTEKDLRETPSLVFFGFTHCPDVCPTTLYELDGYLKQLGPEADDIKAYFISVDPERDTQDIMKTYVSNVSDRIIGVTGTPESVADVVKSYHIYAKKVPTEDGEYTVDHTASVFLLDKGGRFRGTIAYQENPDTALEKLKNLAKGRANG from the coding sequence ATGAAAAAATTCCTGCCCATCTTCATCTTCGCTTTCATCATCGTGATTGTCGGTGCTGCTGGCTTTAATCTGATCCGTGACCGCAATTCAGCTGACCAGCCATTCGGCGGTTCGTTCAATCTGGTGTCGATGGATGGGAAACCATTTACCGAGAAAGACCTGCGCGAAACCCCTTCCCTTGTCTTCTTCGGCTTCACCCATTGTCCTGATGTTTGCCCGACCACGCTTTATGAACTGGACGGTTATCTGAAACAGCTTGGCCCTGAAGCTGATGATATTAAAGCTTATTTCATTTCAGTTGATCCTGAGCGCGATACGCAGGACATCATGAAAACCTATGTCAGCAACGTATCCGACCGCATTATTGGCGTCACCGGCACACCTGAAAGTGTAGCTGACGTGGTAAAGTCCTATCACATCTATGCCAAGAAAGTTCCAACTGAAGACGGCGAGTACACAGTCGACCACACGGCTTCTGTTTTCCTTCTCGATAAGGGCGGTCGCTTCCGCGGAACAATCGCCTACCAGGAGAACCCAGATACTGCTCTGGAAAAGTTGAAGAATCTGGCCAAAGGTCGCGCAAACGGGTAA
- a CDS encoding 50S ribosomal protein L11 methyltransferase: MPQSRLFFSADKTEAERIYDIIEQAFEDEAFPIAITEIDEDRQIFEVSVYTEDGAEELAARIDALVGAGKFETEELPDIDWVTHSLSVLKPVRAGRFFVHGSHDSDKLQADDIPILIDAGLAFGTGHHGTTSGCLEMIEEVVEREHPTNALDLGTGSAVLAIAIAKLAPIPVLATDIDPIAVTVAAENTVLNGVSEHVITATAEGFDHPIFRSYTPFDLIVANILANPLMELAPALKSHLASSGSIILSGILDSQHDMVLAAYQAQGLTHIKTLHREGWVTIHLK; the protein is encoded by the coding sequence ATGCCCCAATCACGACTCTTCTTTTCGGCTGACAAGACGGAAGCCGAACGAATCTATGACATCATCGAACAAGCATTCGAGGATGAAGCCTTCCCGATTGCGATTACCGAAATCGATGAAGACCGTCAGATTTTCGAAGTTTCCGTCTATACCGAAGATGGAGCCGAGGAACTTGCAGCGCGCATAGACGCGCTGGTGGGTGCAGGCAAGTTTGAAACAGAGGAACTGCCAGATATTGACTGGGTCACGCACTCGCTTTCAGTCCTGAAGCCAGTTCGAGCCGGACGTTTCTTCGTGCATGGCTCGCATGATAGCGACAAGCTTCAAGCTGACGACATTCCGATTTTGATCGATGCGGGCCTTGCTTTCGGCACCGGCCATCATGGCACTACGTCCGGCTGCCTTGAAATGATCGAGGAAGTGGTTGAGCGCGAACATCCAACCAACGCGCTCGATCTCGGCACCGGCTCCGCAGTTCTGGCAATCGCCATTGCCAAGCTTGCACCGATTCCAGTCCTAGCCACCGATATCGACCCGATTGCTGTCACTGTTGCCGCTGAAAATACCGTTCTCAACGGCGTGAGTGAGCATGTCATCACAGCGACTGCCGAAGGCTTTGACCATCCTATCTTCCGTTCCTATACGCCGTTTGATCTGATCGTCGCCAATATTCTCGCCAATCCACTGATGGAACTCGCACCTGCGCTCAAATCGCATCTGGCTTCAAGCGGCTCGATCATCTTGTCCGGTATTCTCGACAGCCAGCATGACATGGTGCTTGCCGCCTATCAGGCGCAGGGTTTGACGCATATCAAAACGCTGCACCGCGAAGGCTGGGTCACAATTCATCTGAAATAA
- a CDS encoding aminopeptidase P family protein, with the protein MAFQTFDVTTDPANGASRVALLREKLAEQGLDGFLVPRADEHQGEYVPPRAQRLGWLTGFTGSAGAALILKKQAYIFIDGRYELQVRNQTDGNVFSYESLVTNPPASWLAENGKGLTIGFDPWLHTISEANALREALENQGGKLVPVAHNLVDLVWDDQPEAPLAPVTIQPARFSGHEAEDKIKEMQKAVAVAGASATVLTDPSSVAWVFNIRGKDVSNTPLPLSFAIIPAEGEPELFIDERKLAIEPRAYLTQLSKLCEPAKLEGHLSARAARGETILLDPALAAEKLRLAVEAAGGHVIHGKDPARLPRAIKNKAELDGSRAAHERDGVAMVNFLSWLDVQKPGTVDEILAAQKLEESRDKAGRDFQMPLEDISFDSISGAGPDGAIIHYRVNTDTNRKLNDGELYLIDSGAQYRDGTTDITRTVAVGKITPETVRSFTLVLKGMIAITTARFPKGTRGQDIDVLARIALWKQGFDYAHGTGHGVGSYLSVHEGPQSISKKGVQELLPGMILSNEPGYYKPGAYGIRIENLIIVKEAEVPAGGELPMMSFETLTFCPIDRRLIDKSLLTQEELDWLNAYHDRVRDKLIGHLDGKQAEWLTTATAPL; encoded by the coding sequence ATGGCTTTTCAGACTTTTGATGTAACCACCGATCCGGCCAATGGCGCATCTCGGGTAGCTTTGCTGCGCGAGAAGCTTGCCGAACAGGGGCTGGACGGCTTTCTCGTCCCGCGTGCCGATGAGCATCAGGGTGAATATGTGCCGCCGCGTGCCCAGCGCCTCGGCTGGCTCACAGGCTTTACGGGATCGGCTGGTGCAGCCCTTATCCTAAAGAAGCAGGCCTATATTTTCATCGATGGCCGATATGAATTGCAGGTCCGAAATCAAACCGATGGCAACGTGTTTTCTTATGAAAGCCTTGTCACCAATCCGCCTGCGAGCTGGCTTGCAGAGAACGGCAAGGGCCTGACGATTGGCTTCGATCCATGGCTGCACACGATTTCCGAAGCCAACGCATTGCGAGAAGCTCTTGAAAATCAGGGCGGCAAGCTGGTGCCGGTTGCACATAATCTTGTTGATCTCGTATGGGACGATCAGCCAGAAGCACCTCTTGCGCCGGTCACTATTCAGCCTGCCCGTTTCTCGGGCCACGAGGCTGAAGACAAGATCAAGGAAATGCAAAAGGCAGTGGCAGTAGCGGGCGCAAGCGCAACCGTTCTGACCGACCCTTCATCGGTTGCCTGGGTGTTTAACATTCGCGGCAAGGACGTCTCCAACACGCCGCTGCCATTGAGTTTTGCAATCATTCCCGCAGAGGGTGAACCGGAACTCTTCATTGACGAGCGTAAGCTTGCCATTGAACCACGCGCCTATCTCACACAGCTCTCCAAACTGTGTGAACCAGCCAAACTTGAAGGCCATTTGAGCGCGCGTGCGGCAAGAGGTGAAACCATTCTGCTCGATCCGGCACTCGCTGCCGAAAAGCTTCGTCTTGCGGTGGAAGCTGCTGGTGGTCACGTCATTCATGGCAAAGACCCCGCCCGCCTGCCCCGCGCCATCAAAAACAAGGCAGAGCTTGACGGCTCACGCGCAGCACATGAACGTGACGGCGTGGCTATGGTCAATTTCCTGTCCTGGCTCGACGTTCAAAAGCCCGGAACGGTAGATGAAATCTTAGCTGCGCAAAAGCTGGAGGAGAGCCGTGACAAGGCTGGTCGCGATTTCCAGATGCCGCTCGAAGACATCTCGTTTGATTCAATTTCCGGCGCAGGTCCAGACGGCGCGATCATCCACTACCGCGTCAACACCGATACCAATCGTAAGCTCAACGACGGGGAGCTTTACCTGATCGATTCCGGCGCTCAATATCGCGATGGCACGACAGATATCACACGTACAGTTGCCGTCGGTAAAATTACGCCGGAAACGGTTCGCTCTTTCACACTCGTGCTGAAGGGTATGATCGCCATCACCACCGCACGCTTCCCAAAAGGCACACGTGGACAGGACATCGATGTGCTGGCACGCATCGCGCTGTGGAAACAAGGTTTCGACTATGCACATGGCACCGGCCATGGCGTCGGCAGCTATCTTTCGGTCCATGAAGGCCCGCAGAGCATTTCCAAAAAAGGCGTGCAGGAACTTTTGCCCGGCATGATCCTTTCCAACGAACCGGGCTATTACAAGCCGGGTGCTTACGGCATCCGCATTGAAAACCTGATCATCGTCAAGGAAGCGGAAGTGCCAGCAGGCGGCGAGTTGCCGATGATGAGCTTTGAAACGCTTACCTTCTGCCCGATCGACCGGCGCCTGATCGATAAATCACTTCTCACGCAGGAAGAGCTTGATTGGCTCAATGCCTATCATGACCGAGTGCGTGATAAGCTTATCGGCCATCTTGATGGCAAACAGGCTGAATGGCTCACAACAGCAACCGCGCCGCTCTGA
- a CDS encoding AzlD domain-containing protein has product MSTTIWIIIAGAVCTYLTRVGGHLILSRFERVHYRVEAALNAVPAAVLTAIVAAPASDHGWRELLVLVFCVLLSLRVGMMTMFFAGAALLIALRHFFPA; this is encoded by the coding sequence ATGTCCACGACGATCTGGATCATCATAGCAGGCGCTGTTTGCACTTATCTCACCCGTGTCGGCGGACATCTTATTTTGTCGCGATTTGAGCGGGTGCATTATCGTGTTGAAGCAGCGCTCAATGCCGTGCCTGCGGCTGTTCTTACTGCAATTGTTGCTGCACCTGCTTCGGATCACGGCTGGCGTGAACTGCTTGTGCTCGTCTTCTGCGTGCTGCTCTCGCTGCGCGTGGGCATGATGACGATGTTTTTTGCGGGCGCAGCACTGTTAATCGCGCTGCGCCATTTCTTTCCGGCCTGA
- a CDS encoding AzlC family ABC transporter permease, whose amino-acid sequence MDQGFRPAPVSARNDFWAGVKRGVPIVAAGAPFGLLFGAVALDNGLSISEAVFMSAMLYAGASQMVGLDLFGQNIAPWMIVLSIFAVNFRHVLYSATVGRRIRHFTFMQKAASFFLLVDPQYAEVEIRAEAGRKISFAWYMGVGLTIYICWLLETLIGALFGNLISDPYALGIDFLLPIYFLGMVMSFRHREHWWPVVIVSAICAVVAYKLVASPWHVTLGAIGGVVLAAIRAKPQTGEA is encoded by the coding sequence GTGGATCAGGGTTTTCGACCAGCACCGGTTTCAGCGCGGAACGATTTCTGGGCGGGCGTCAAACGCGGCGTTCCCATTGTTGCGGCTGGCGCGCCGTTCGGGCTGCTATTTGGTGCTGTGGCACTCGATAACGGCCTGTCGATCAGTGAAGCCGTCTTTATGAGTGCAATGCTCTATGCAGGAGCGAGCCAGATGGTCGGGCTTGATCTTTTCGGCCAGAACATCGCGCCATGGATGATTGTTCTGTCGATTTTCGCAGTCAATTTCCGCCATGTGCTTTATTCGGCGACCGTTGGCCGACGCATCCGCCATTTCACCTTCATGCAGAAAGCTGCCTCCTTTTTTCTGCTCGTTGATCCACAATATGCCGAAGTTGAAATTCGCGCCGAAGCAGGCCGGAAAATCAGCTTTGCCTGGTATATGGGGGTGGGTCTCACCATCTATATCTGCTGGCTTCTCGAGACGCTTATCGGAGCGCTGTTCGGCAACCTGATTTCCGATCCCTATGCGCTTGGTATCGACTTCCTGCTGCCGATCTATTTTCTTGGCATGGTGATGAGCTTTCGCCATCGCGAGCATTGGTGGCCGGTGGTGATCGTAAGCGCGATCTGCGCAGTCGTTGCTTATAAGCTGGTCGCCTCGCCGTGGCATGTGACGCTGGGTGCTATAGGTGGCGTTGTGCTTGCAGCCATTCGCGCAAAGCCGCAAACAGGGGAGGCATAG
- a CDS encoding TIGR02453 family protein, translated as MAPFKGFGDKAIPFLKALDFHQNREWFVENKDLFEEHLKEPLGDLVEELTARFEKAGLPFKGDRVKSQFRIKRDTRFSHDKAPYNRHLSALLSNSGTKWDESGCFYVCIGLPGVRDCYAGVAWWGPKKELLQAIRESIVEKPDEYRAVVVKLKKSGLKISDNDRLKRTPRGFETVTDADLLEAIRNRHFAVRLEIDPETITRADLADRLVKFTEQARPLIDWIKKIEGTVPQTSE; from the coding sequence ATGGCTCCGTTCAAAGGTTTTGGCGACAAGGCTATTCCTTTCTTGAAGGCACTTGATTTTCATCAGAACCGCGAGTGGTTTGTTGAAAACAAGGACTTGTTTGAAGAGCATCTGAAAGAACCGCTTGGTGATCTGGTTGAAGAGCTGACTGCGCGCTTTGAGAAAGCCGGATTGCCTTTCAAGGGTGATCGGGTGAAGTCGCAGTTCCGCATCAAGCGCGACACGCGGTTTTCGCACGACAAAGCGCCTTATAACCGGCATCTGTCCGCGCTTTTGTCCAACTCTGGCACCAAATGGGACGAAAGCGGCTGCTTTTATGTCTGTATTGGTTTGCCGGGCGTGCGTGATTGCTATGCAGGTGTGGCGTGGTGGGGGCCGAAGAAAGAGCTTCTGCAGGCCATACGCGAATCGATTGTTGAAAAGCCGGATGAGTATCGTGCCGTTGTTGTAAAGCTCAAGAAAAGTGGTTTGAAGATCAGCGATAATGATCGTTTGAAGCGTACGCCGCGTGGTTTTGAAACCGTAACCGATGCCGACCTTCTGGAAGCCATTCGCAATCGCCATTTTGCTGTTCGTCTGGAAATTGATCCAGAGACCATAACCCGCGCCGACCTCGCAGATCGGCTGGTGAAGTTTACCGAACAGGCGCGCCCGTTGATCGATTGGATCAAGAAGATCGAAGGCACTGTTCCTCAAACATCAGAATAA